AACCACGTCATCGCCAACAAGAACGCCGCCGCCTTCGGCTCCTGCATCGTGCAGCCCTCCCCTGCCGACGGCGGCCGCTGCCCCACCGACCGGGTCGCCGTGCTGGACCGCATCCTGGCACTGGACCTGACCTTCTCCTCGCCGAACTGGGCCGACTGCGCCAGGGCCTGGTGCTATCCGGACGAGGTGGTGCAGAGCCCGTCGCAGGTCCACATCGTGCCCGGGTTCGGTCCCCAGCTGTTCGGCATCGGCAGCACGGCCCAGTTCCCCGTCGTGAACACGGTGGTCGGCAAGAGCGGGTGCATCACGCAGATGACGTACGGGAGAGTGGACGTCCCGTCCTGGAACGGCCTCGTCTACGACACGTCCACCTCTCCCCCGACGGCGCTCCCCTTCAACGGGCAGACGCTCATCGTCAGCCCCGGTTACGCCTTCTCCTGGCCCGGGGACTCCGGGGCGGTCGTGTGGAACTACGACGCGGCCGTGAACCCGATCGGCCTCCTCATCGGGGGCAGCCCCGCCGGCGTCTCGATCTCCACTCCCCTGCCGTGGGTCCTCGACTATCTGGACGTCGGTCTGGTCTAGGGGGCCGGGCCGGAGTCACGGCGGCATCTCCTGGACGCGCCGCGCGCTACCGAGCCGCATCGAGGCGTGGGGCCACGCCGTGCCGTGGCGTGCAGCCCTGAGCCGAGCCGCGAGCCGTTCAGCGAACGCGTTCGCTGAACGACGTCGCGAACACGTTCACTGAGCGACCCATCACGGATCCGGACCGCCCGGCCCCGTCTACCCCTCGACGCTGATCGCCCGGACCGGACAGGCGCGGGCGGCCTCGCGGACCAGGGGGCCTCCGCCCTCTTCCCGGCCAGGAACCACCGTCCCGAACCCGTCGTCGTCCTGGGTGAAGAAGTCCGGGGACGTCAGGGCGCACTGTCCGGCGCCGATGCAGAGGTCCCCGTCGATGGAGATGCGCATCTGTGCGGTCCTTTCACCACGTGACGGGGAGTTCGAGCATCCCCTGGATCGTGTCGCCCGGCTTGAACGGGATCTCCTCGGCGGGGACGGCGAGCCGCAGCCCCGGGAGCCGGCGGAGCAGGGTCCCGAGCGCGATCTCCATCTCCGCGCGCGCAAGGTTCTGCCCGAGGCACTGGTGGATGCCGAAGCCGAAGGCCAGGTGGTGCCGGGCCGAGCGCGACCAGTCCAGACTGTCGGGATCGGCGTAGGCGGCGCCGTCCCGGTTGATGACGGAGGTCGAGAAGACCACGCCCTCCCCGGCGCGGATGACCGTGCCGTCGATCTCCACGTCCTCGCGGGCGACCCGCAGGAGCCCGTCCGCGATCGACAGGAACCGCAGCAGTTCCTCGACGGCCGCCGGTACGAGACCGGGGTCGGCCCGGAGCTCGGCCAGCCGCTCGGGGTGGCGCAGGAGTGTGTACGTACCGAGGGAGATCATGTTCGCGGTGGTCTCGTGGCCCGCGATCAGCAGGATCGTGGCGAGCTGGACCAACTCCTCACGGTCGGGCCCGCCCGGCTCCCGTTGCCGCGCCACCAGGTCGTCGAGCACGCCCTCGCCCGGCTTGCGCCGCTTGCGTTCGACCAGGTCGCCCAGATAGCCCTCGAGCTGGGCGAGCGCGTCCTCGGTGTCCGCGCCCGTCGGTCCGCGG
This sequence is a window from Streptomyces sp. NBC_00691. Protein-coding genes within it:
- a CDS encoding ferredoxin, coding for MRISIDGDLCIGAGQCALTSPDFFTQDDDGFGTVVPGREEGGGPLVREAARACPVRAISVEG
- a CDS encoding cytochrome P450, translated to MTEAVAFPQNRTCPYHPPTAYDPLREERPLSRVTLWDGRSVWLVSGHSAGRALLSDPRLSTDSTRTDFPLTTERASALRRRRRAALLGWDDPEHNVQRRMLIPSFTLKRAERLRPRIQETVDRLLDAMEAAGPPAELVSAFALPVPSIVICGLLGVPYEDHDFFEKQSARLLRGPTGADTEDALAQLEGYLGDLVERKRRKPGEGVLDDLVARQREPGGPDREELVQLATILLIAGHETTANMISLGTYTLLRHPERLAELRADPGLVPAAVEELLRFLSIADGLLRVAREDVEIDGTVIRAGEGVVFSTSVINRDGAAYADPDSLDWSRSARHHLAFGFGIHQCLGQNLARAEMEIALGTLLRRLPGLRLAVPAEEIPFKPGDTIQGMLELPVTW